The proteins below come from a single Zhouia spongiae genomic window:
- a CDS encoding RNA polymerase sigma factor has protein sequence MKQILRVIQLHTNEKKLVKKSINGDRDAQRKLYSLHAPKMLSVCRYYIKDLHYAEDVLIQGFYKVFKNLEMYRGDGSFEGWIRKIMVRECLSHLRSKKDLVLIENDKGHSDDDLVQNDYQQFIDVEEIQQMIDELPKGYKTVFLLFAVEGYSHKEISAQLNISESTSKSQLFKARKMLQDRINELKNQEYEKQLS, from the coding sequence ATGAAACAGATCTTGAGGGTCATACAGCTTCATACCAACGAAAAAAAACTCGTAAAGAAAAGTATAAACGGCGACAGGGATGCACAGCGTAAATTATATTCGCTCCACGCGCCTAAAATGCTATCGGTATGCAGGTATTATATTAAGGACCTCCATTATGCCGAAGACGTATTGATCCAGGGGTTTTATAAAGTTTTTAAAAATCTGGAGATGTATAGGGGCGATGGGAGTTTCGAAGGCTGGATCCGAAAGATTATGGTGAGAGAGTGTTTGTCGCATCTGAGGAGTAAAAAAGATCTGGTTCTTATCGAGAATGATAAAGGGCATTCTGATGACGATCTTGTGCAAAATGATTATCAGCAGTTTATAGATGTTGAGGAAATACAGCAGATGATAGACGAATTGCCTAAAGGTTATAAAACAGTATTCTTGCTGTTTGCTGTTGAAGGATACTCCCATAAAGAAATATCCGCTCAGCTGAATATTTCAGAAAGTACATCTAAATCACAATTGTTTAAAGCCAGGAAAATGTTGCAGGACAGGATTAATGAACTCAAAAATCAAGAATATGAAAAGCAATTATCTTGA
- the dtd gene encoding D-aminoacyl-tRNA deacylase, producing the protein MRAVIQRVTEASVTIDGNVKSSIGHGVLVLLGIENDDEKNDIEWLSRKIANLRIFNDDNEVMNRSLIDSGGDAIVVSQFTLHASTKKGNRPSYIKAAKPEIAIPLYEAFVKQLEGDLQKKVGTGEFGADMKVTLVNDGPVTIIIDTKNKE; encoded by the coding sequence ATGAGAGCAGTAATACAAAGAGTTACAGAGGCGAGTGTAACTATTGACGGAAACGTAAAATCATCAATAGGTCACGGGGTGCTGGTCTTACTTGGAATTGAAAACGATGACGAGAAAAATGATATAGAATGGCTTTCAAGGAAAATAGCTAACCTCAGGATATTTAACGACGATAATGAGGTCATGAACCGGTCTTTGATTGATTCAGGAGGCGATGCAATTGTCGTTAGTCAATTTACGCTACATGCATCAACCAAAAAGGGGAATAGACCTTCATATATCAAAGCAGCCAAACCGGAGATTGCAATTCCGCTATACGAGGCTTTTGTCAAACAATTAGAAGGAGATCTTCAGAAAAAAGTAGGAACCGGTGAGTTTGGAGCCGATATGAAAGTAACACTCGTTAATGACGGACCGGTGACAATAATTATAGATACTAAGAATAAAGAATAG
- a CDS encoding response regulator — MIKVLVADNHPIIQKGIEAVLNNHKDIKIVGNVSSTTELFEFLSKKQADIVLMEMDIPEVNGITALRKIKQEYPNTKTLMFSSQPEDVYALSTIKAGAYGYLSKDADTDLLYEAISKVSNNGMFITNELAQRLAFDESTNKPRRFFRKLSTREIEVLKLLAAGKRNKFVAQELGLNEKTVSTYKARLMRKLNVDNLVDLLQQAKALELY; from the coding sequence ATGATTAAAGTTTTAGTGGCTGACAACCATCCTATCATTCAAAAAGGTATTGAGGCGGTTCTGAACAATCACAAAGACATTAAAATTGTCGGAAATGTTAGTTCAACGACCGAACTTTTTGAATTCTTGTCTAAAAAGCAAGCAGATATCGTTCTGATGGAGATGGACATACCCGAAGTAAATGGTATAACAGCCCTCAGAAAAATTAAGCAAGAGTACCCTAACACAAAGACTTTAATGTTCAGCTCCCAACCGGAAGATGTATATGCTTTGAGCACCATTAAAGCTGGAGCATACGGGTATCTATCGAAAGATGCGGATACGGACTTGCTTTACGAAGCTATTTCAAAAGTTTCAAACAACGGGATGTTCATCACGAATGAACTCGCCCAGAGACTGGCTTTTGATGAAAGTACCAACAAACCAAGAAGGTTTTTCAGAAAACTATCTACCCGTGAAATTGAGGTGCTTAAATTATTAGCTGCAGGTAAACGCAATAAGTTCGTTGCACAGGAACTAGGCCTTAACGAAAAAACAGTAAGTACCTACAAAGCACGTTTGATGCGAAAACTTAATGTAGATAACTTAGTTGATTTGTTACAACAAGCCAAAGCATTAGAACTGTACTAG
- the aroA gene encoding 3-phosphoshikimate 1-carboxyvinyltransferase has translation MNLHLQSSTGKLSEHIKITGSKSESNRALLLQALYPSLKIDNVSNSDDSEVMQKGLKIINGEVDIHHAGTAMRFLTAFFATQEGREVVLTGSKRMKERPIRILVDALRQLGAEIEYTENEGYPPLKISGKRISKNKVSMAANVSSQYISALLLVAPTLDSGLHLSLEGKITSVPYMKMTLALLDHIGAETIFEGNEITVKPFHTELSRAEFVVESDWSSASYFYSVAALSEVGTKIKLSSYKENSLQGDSVLAEVYKDFGVITQYEGENIILEKTEEIDLNKVIEIDLSDAPDIAQTISVTAFGLGIACSLSGLHTLKIKETDRLEALKTELGKLGASIEVTDKELYLKSSSSMNKDVAIDTYNDHRMAMAFAPLALRTSIIINDAGVVSKSYPDFWTDMKKLAFKIKEIEG, from the coding sequence GTGAATTTACACCTTCAATCTTCAACGGGAAAATTATCAGAACATATCAAAATAACAGGATCGAAAAGTGAAAGTAACAGGGCTTTGCTCTTACAGGCACTCTATCCGTCGTTAAAAATTGATAACGTATCAAATTCAGACGATTCAGAAGTGATGCAGAAGGGGCTGAAGATCATCAATGGAGAGGTCGATATCCATCATGCCGGAACAGCCATGCGGTTTTTAACAGCTTTTTTCGCAACACAGGAAGGGAGAGAGGTTGTCCTTACCGGTTCGAAACGGATGAAGGAACGTCCTATAAGAATATTGGTAGATGCACTCAGGCAGTTAGGCGCAGAAATAGAGTATACCGAAAATGAAGGATATCCGCCATTAAAAATAAGCGGAAAGAGAATAAGCAAAAATAAAGTTTCAATGGCGGCTAATGTCAGCAGTCAATATATTTCGGCATTATTGCTGGTGGCACCGACATTAGATAGTGGTTTGCATCTGTCCCTGGAAGGAAAAATCACCTCTGTCCCATACATGAAAATGACATTGGCATTGTTAGATCATATCGGAGCAGAAACAATTTTTGAAGGAAATGAAATTACTGTAAAACCTTTCCATACAGAGTTAAGCCGGGCTGAATTTGTAGTAGAATCAGACTGGAGCTCTGCATCCTATTTTTATAGTGTTGCTGCATTATCAGAAGTAGGAACAAAAATTAAATTGTCCAGTTATAAAGAGAACAGTTTACAGGGCGATTCTGTATTGGCCGAAGTTTATAAAGATTTTGGTGTTATCACCCAATACGAAGGAGAAAATATCATTCTGGAGAAAACAGAAGAAATAGATTTGAACAAGGTTATAGAGATCGATCTGAGCGACGCCCCCGATATAGCGCAAACAATTTCTGTTACAGCGTTTGGGCTCGGTATTGCATGTAGTCTTAGCGGATTGCATACCCTGAAAATAAAAGAGACCGACAGACTGGAAGCTTTAAAAACGGAGCTAGGGAAGCTAGGAGCGTCTATAGAAGTAACAGATAAGGAATTGTATTTAAAATCATCTTCATCAATGAATAAAGATGTCGCTATTGATACTTATAACGATCATAGAATGGCCATGGCTTTCGCTCCCTTGGCATTAAGGACGTCTATAATCATAAATGACGCCGGGGTTGTCTCTAAATCCTATCCTGATTTTTGGACGGATATGAAAAAATTAGCGTTTAAAATAAAGGAAATAGAAGGCTAA
- a CDS encoding bifunctional 3-deoxy-7-phosphoheptulonate synthase/chorismate mutase type II, which translates to MENSKELRTWLDDLGLDHPLVIAGPCSAETEEQVLNIAHQLKDTDVNYYRAGIWKPRTRPGNFEGVGALGLNWLKKVKEETGMKTATEIANANHVELALEADIDLLWIGARSTVSPFIVQEIADALDGTDKIVLVKNPVNPDLSLWLGGIERLYKSGIEKLGVIHRGFSTYEKTKYRNIPEWQLAIELQNKFPDLPLICDPSHISGNRDLIFDVSQTALDLNYDGLMIETHFDPDKAWSDAAQQVTPERLVQIMKDLKIRKETDAEAEYNNKLNQLRAQIDVIDNSLIDTLGKRMKVADEIGTLKKQKNVAVLQSKRWNEILGNMILEGEQRGLSEEFVLKMFKAIHQESINHQEKILKS; encoded by the coding sequence ATGGAAAATTCAAAGGAGTTAAGAACATGGTTAGATGATTTAGGGTTGGATCACCCATTGGTGATTGCAGGGCCATGTAGTGCAGAAACAGAAGAGCAGGTACTAAATATTGCACATCAGTTAAAAGATACCGATGTAAACTATTACAGAGCCGGAATTTGGAAACCGCGTACTCGTCCCGGAAACTTTGAAGGAGTTGGAGCACTTGGACTTAACTGGTTGAAAAAAGTAAAAGAAGAAACCGGAATGAAAACGGCTACAGAGATCGCTAATGCAAATCATGTAGAGCTGGCCCTGGAAGCAGACATAGATCTTCTATGGATCGGAGCCAGGTCAACGGTAAGTCCGTTTATAGTTCAGGAAATAGCTGATGCTTTAGACGGAACAGATAAAATAGTATTGGTGAAAAACCCTGTAAATCCGGATTTGTCGTTATGGCTCGGCGGGATAGAACGTTTATATAAAAGCGGTATTGAAAAATTAGGGGTAATTCACAGAGGGTTTTCAACATACGAAAAAACCAAATACAGAAATATTCCTGAGTGGCAATTAGCTATTGAGTTACAAAATAAGTTCCCGGATCTTCCGCTTATTTGTGATCCTTCGCATATCAGTGGAAACAGGGACTTGATCTTTGATGTTTCTCAGACCGCTTTAGATCTTAATTACGACGGTTTGATGATCGAGACCCATTTTGATCCGGACAAGGCATGGAGTGATGCTGCACAACAAGTTACCCCTGAAAGGCTGGTGCAAATCATGAAAGATCTGAAAATAAGAAAAGAAACAGATGCGGAAGCTGAATACAATAATAAACTAAACCAGTTGCGGGCACAGATAGACGTAATAGATAACAGCCTTATCGATACCCTGGGCAAACGTATGAAAGTGGCAGATGAAATCGGAACCCTGAAAAAGCAAAAGAATGTAGCGGTTCTTCAGTCAAAACGATGGAATGAGATTTTAGGAAACATGATTTTGGAAGGAGAGCAAAGAGGACTTAGTGAAGAGTTTGTGCTCAAGATGTTTAAAGCTATTCACCAGGAATCGATCAATCATCAGGAAAAGATATTGAAATCTTAA
- the queA gene encoding tRNA preQ1(34) S-adenosylmethionine ribosyltransferase-isomerase QueA — MKLSHFNFDLPKELLAEYPSEMRDEARLMVVHRETGEIEHKLFKDLIDYFDEGDVMVLNNTKVFPARLFGNKEKTGARIEVFLLRELNADQRLWDVLVDPARKIRIGNKLYFGDDESLVAEVIDNTTSRGRTLRFLYDGSYDEFRQKLNDLGETPLPKYIKREVEPEDEERYQTIYAKHEGAVAAPTAGLHFSKHLLKRLEIKGIDFAEVTLHVGLGTFNPVEVEDLSKHKMDSEELYIENRSVNIVNEAKSKKHKVCAVGTTVMRGLESSVSSDRTLNPFQGWTNKFIFPPYDFSIADCMITNFHTPKSTLLMMVSAFTGHDLMMKAYKEAVKEEYKFYSYGDAMLIL, encoded by the coding sequence ATGAAATTATCTCATTTTAACTTTGATCTTCCGAAGGAGTTATTGGCTGAATACCCATCTGAGATGAGAGATGAAGCTCGCTTGATGGTGGTACACCGAGAAACTGGAGAAATTGAACATAAACTTTTTAAAGACCTTATCGATTATTTCGATGAAGGAGATGTGATGGTACTCAATAATACCAAAGTATTTCCTGCTCGTTTATTTGGTAATAAAGAAAAGACCGGGGCACGTATCGAAGTGTTTTTGTTGAGAGAATTAAATGCAGATCAGCGTTTATGGGATGTTTTAGTAGATCCGGCCAGAAAAATCAGGATTGGAAACAAACTGTATTTTGGTGATGACGAGAGTTTGGTGGCTGAAGTTATTGACAATACAACATCCAGAGGAAGAACACTCCGCTTTTTATACGATGGTTCTTATGATGAGTTCAGACAGAAATTGAATGACCTTGGAGAGACCCCTTTGCCAAAATATATTAAGAGAGAGGTAGAACCGGAAGATGAAGAACGATATCAGACTATATATGCCAAACATGAAGGGGCAGTTGCTGCACCTACAGCAGGATTACACTTTTCTAAACATTTATTAAAACGTTTGGAGATAAAAGGGATCGATTTTGCAGAAGTTACATTGCATGTAGGCCTGGGAACTTTTAATCCTGTTGAAGTAGAAGACCTTTCCAAGCATAAAATGGACAGTGAAGAGCTGTATATAGAGAACAGGTCTGTAAACATCGTCAATGAAGCCAAGTCTAAAAAACATAAAGTATGTGCAGTTGGTACGACGGTAATGCGTGGTTTGGAAAGTTCAGTGTCCTCAGACAGAACTTTAAATCCGTTTCAGGGCTGGACCAATAAATTTATTTTTCCTCCATACGATTTTAGTATTGCCGATTGTATGATTACAAATTTCCATACGCCAAAATCAACTTTGTTGATGATGGTATCTGCTTTTACCGGACATGATTTAATGATGAAAGCATATAAGGAAGCTGTGAAGGAAGAATATAAATTTTATTCATACGGAGATGCCATGTTGATCTTGTAA
- a CDS encoding polyprenyl synthetase family protein, whose protein sequence is MKIVEQIKSPIREEMELFEKKFYDSMSSKVALLNRITHYIVNRKGKQMRPMFVFLVSKLVSGGNVNERTYRGASVIELIHTATLVHDDVVDDANLRRGFFSINALWKNKIAVLVGDYLLSKGLLLSIDNNDFDLLKIISVAVREMSEGELLQIEKARRLDITEDVYYQIIRQKTATLIAACCSLGACSVKPESEDVERMRKFGELIGMAFQIKDDLFDYTDGPIGKPTGIDIKEQKMTLPLIYTLNNCSKKEKDWLINSVKNHNKNKKRVKEVIAFVKDRGGLEYAEKKMIAFKEEALSLLGYYDESTYKDALMLMVNYVIERKK, encoded by the coding sequence ATGAAGATAGTAGAACAAATTAAGTCGCCTATTAGGGAAGAAATGGAGCTTTTTGAAAAAAAGTTCTATGACTCTATGTCTTCAAAGGTGGCTCTTCTAAATAGAATTACACACTACATTGTAAATCGTAAGGGAAAACAAATGCGCCCGATGTTTGTTTTTCTGGTGTCAAAGTTAGTTTCCGGAGGAAATGTCAATGAAAGAACATATCGCGGAGCCTCGGTAATCGAATTGATCCATACGGCTACGCTGGTACACGATGATGTGGTAGACGATGCAAATCTTCGCAGAGGCTTTTTTTCAATCAATGCACTCTGGAAAAATAAAATTGCAGTTTTAGTCGGAGATTACTTGTTATCAAAAGGATTACTTCTTTCTATTGATAATAATGATTTTGACCTTTTGAAAATTATTTCTGTTGCGGTTCGTGAAATGAGCGAAGGTGAGCTACTTCAAATAGAAAAAGCACGCCGCTTAGATATTACAGAAGATGTGTACTACCAGATCATTCGTCAAAAGACCGCTACCCTGATAGCGGCATGTTGTAGTTTAGGAGCATGTTCTGTTAAACCTGAATCAGAAGACGTAGAGCGTATGCGTAAATTCGGGGAGCTTATCGGGATGGCTTTTCAGATCAAGGATGATTTGTTTGATTATACAGACGGTCCTATCGGAAAACCTACAGGAATTGATATTAAGGAGCAAAAAATGACCTTGCCCTTAATTTATACCCTGAATAATTGCTCGAAAAAAGAAAAAGACTGGCTGATAAACTCAGTGAAGAATCACAACAAAAACAAAAAACGGGTTAAAGAAGTAATCGCTTTTGTAAAAGATCGTGGTGGCCTTGAATATGCAGAAAAGAAAATGATCGCTTTTAAGGAAGAGGCGTTGTCACTGCTGGGGTATTACGATGAATCAACATACAAGGACGCTTTAATGCTTATGGTTAATTACGTAATAGAACGTAAAAAATAA
- the dnaG gene encoding DNA primase yields the protein MISKETIDKVFETARVEEVIGDFVQLKKSGANFKGLSPFTDERTPSFMVSPVKQIWKDFSSGKGGNAVSFLMEHEHLTYPEAVKYLAKKYNIEIEETELSNEDKEQANERESMYLVSEFAQKYFTSTLWESEAGKAIGLTYFKERGFTNETIKKFQLGYSPDQWEAFTKHALDNAYKLEYLDKTGLTIVKGEKKFDRFKGRVMFPIHSMSGRVLGFGGRILVNDKKAAKYLNSPESEIYHKSKVLYGLYQAKQSIAKEDNCYLVEGYTDVIQFNQRGIENVVSSSGTALTSEQIRLVNRLTKNITVLFDGDAAGLRASLRGIDLILEQGMNVKVCTFPEGEDPDSFARENGLEDLSLYLQENAQDFIQFKASVLVNEAKNDPVKKADTIRDIINSIAKIPDRIQREVYVQECARIMDISEDVLFNTLAQIGKHELREANKKHKQEQKAFDVVRNDEQQFKKIDFQQELERQIIQLLLLYGNKTEDFEDLLLKENEKGELVLEPEIHTARVFEKIYVDLQQDEVELTNPIFKKIYDELVVALSQDENKFSVDSYINHAEPQVASEITSILMEDEKYALHNWDRKDILVKSKTDALSQLVTETILNLRCHLIEKRVEQLQDDTIGKNDGSNSDILEEIMSYHQLRMLLSRKLNRVL from the coding sequence TTGATCTCTAAGGAAACCATAGACAAAGTATTTGAAACCGCCCGGGTGGAGGAAGTGATAGGTGATTTTGTTCAGTTGAAAAAGTCCGGGGCTAATTTTAAAGGCTTAAGCCCGTTCACCGATGAGCGGACCCCTAGCTTTATGGTTTCGCCTGTAAAGCAGATATGGAAAGACTTTAGTAGCGGAAAAGGGGGGAATGCGGTTTCGTTTTTGATGGAGCACGAGCACCTTACGTACCCTGAAGCAGTAAAGTATCTTGCTAAAAAGTATAATATAGAGATTGAAGAGACTGAGCTTTCCAACGAAGATAAGGAGCAGGCCAATGAAAGGGAAAGCATGTACCTGGTATCTGAATTTGCTCAAAAATATTTTACTAGTACACTCTGGGAGTCAGAAGCAGGAAAAGCAATCGGTTTGACGTATTTTAAAGAACGTGGTTTTACAAATGAGACTATAAAAAAGTTTCAATTGGGGTATTCTCCCGATCAATGGGAGGCTTTTACAAAGCATGCACTCGATAATGCGTATAAGCTCGAATATCTGGATAAAACCGGCCTGACCATAGTAAAAGGAGAAAAGAAATTTGATCGTTTTAAGGGACGGGTGATGTTTCCGATCCACTCAATGAGCGGAAGGGTTTTAGGTTTCGGAGGGAGAATACTTGTTAATGATAAGAAAGCTGCCAAGTACCTTAACTCACCAGAAAGTGAGATATATCATAAGAGTAAGGTACTTTACGGTCTGTACCAGGCAAAACAGTCAATAGCCAAAGAAGATAATTGTTACTTGGTTGAAGGTTATACCGACGTTATTCAGTTTAATCAACGAGGGATCGAGAATGTAGTGTCCTCAAGCGGTACGGCCCTGACATCTGAGCAAATAAGGCTGGTAAACAGGCTTACTAAAAACATAACAGTGCTTTTTGACGGCGATGCCGCCGGATTAAGGGCCTCTTTGAGAGGGATTGATTTGATATTAGAGCAGGGCATGAATGTTAAGGTGTGTACTTTTCCGGAAGGGGAAGACCCCGATAGCTTCGCCAGAGAAAATGGATTGGAAGATTTAAGCCTGTACCTTCAGGAGAACGCACAGGATTTTATTCAGTTCAAGGCTTCTGTTCTTGTTAATGAAGCTAAAAATGACCCGGTAAAAAAAGCCGATACGATACGTGATATTATTAACAGTATTGCCAAGATCCCTGATAGAATCCAGCGGGAAGTGTATGTCCAGGAATGTGCAAGGATTATGGATATTTCTGAAGACGTATTGTTTAATACCCTGGCCCAGATAGGGAAACATGAGCTAAGGGAAGCCAATAAGAAACACAAGCAGGAGCAAAAGGCTTTCGATGTAGTAAGGAATGATGAACAGCAATTTAAGAAAATTGATTTTCAACAGGAATTAGAACGCCAGATTATCCAACTGCTGTTGTTGTACGGAAATAAAACGGAAGACTTTGAAGATTTGTTGTTGAAGGAGAATGAAAAAGGAGAGCTGGTGCTTGAGCCTGAAATTCATACGGCCCGGGTTTTTGAAAAAATATATGTAGATCTTCAACAAGACGAGGTAGAGCTAACCAATCCGATCTTTAAGAAAATATATGATGAGTTGGTGGTTGCCCTGAGTCAGGATGAAAATAAGTTTAGTGTCGATTCTTATATTAATCATGCAGAACCACAGGTTGCCTCAGAAATTACGTCAATTTTGATGGAAGATGAGAAATATGCTTTACATAACTGGGACCGGAAAGATATTCTGGTTAAGAGCAAAACAGATGCCTTGTCGCAATTGGTAACCGAAACCATACTGAATTTAAGGTGTCATCTTATTGAGAAAAGGGTCGAGCAACTTCAGGATGACACCATAGGAAAAAATGATGGCAGCAACAGTGATATTTTAGAAGAAATCATGAGCTACCATCAATTAAGAATGTTACTGTCGAGAAAACTCAACAGGGTTCTATAG
- the rsgA gene encoding ribosome small subunit-dependent GTPase A, with the protein MTGTVYKSTGSWYTVKTPEGEIYECRIKGKFRIKGIKSTNPVAVGDVVDFDLEHLGDEAVGVIKEIHDRENYIVRKSVNLSKRTHVIAANIDQVFLLITISNPVTYTSFIDRFLVTAEAYDIKAVLVFNKTDTYTEEELIQAKYLAQMYRCIGYECMGISAKTGKNVDQVKEMMKGKTSMFSGHSGVGKSTLVNMIEPSFDLKTAEISEYHRQGQHTTTFAEMYDLSFDARIIDTPGIRGFGVVDMEKDEIGDYFPEFFALKSECKFNNCLHVDEPKCAVKRALDNNQVSWSRYRSYIQLLEGDDEPYRTDIYGED; encoded by the coding sequence ATGACAGGAACCGTCTATAAATCTACCGGGAGCTGGTACACGGTAAAAACTCCGGAAGGAGAAATATATGAATGCCGGATAAAAGGGAAATTCCGGATAAAAGGAATCAAAAGCACCAATCCGGTAGCCGTAGGCGATGTCGTTGATTTCGATCTGGAGCATTTAGGAGATGAGGCTGTAGGGGTCATTAAAGAAATTCACGATCGTGAAAATTATATTGTTCGTAAATCGGTAAACCTGTCTAAGCGAACACACGTAATAGCCGCTAATATAGATCAGGTGTTTTTGTTGATAACCATCAGCAATCCGGTAACCTATACCTCGTTTATCGACAGGTTTCTGGTAACTGCCGAGGCATACGATATAAAGGCGGTTTTAGTATTCAATAAGACAGATACCTATACAGAAGAAGAGTTAATACAAGCTAAATACCTGGCTCAAATGTATCGCTGTATAGGCTATGAATGTATGGGGATTTCTGCCAAGACCGGGAAAAATGTAGATCAGGTAAAAGAAATGATGAAAGGGAAGACCTCGATGTTCTCCGGTCATTCCGGGGTAGGGAAATCTACTTTGGTGAATATGATAGAACCCAGTTTTGACCTGAAGACGGCAGAGATTTCAGAGTACCACCGGCAAGGACAGCATACAACTACTTTTGCCGAAATGTATGATCTGAGTTTTGATGCACGGATTATTGATACTCCCGGAATCAGAGGCTTTGGTGTTGTCGATATGGAGAAAGATGAAATAGGCGATTATTTCCCCGAGTTTTTCGCTTTGAAGAGCGAGTGTAAATTTAATAACTGTCTGCACGTAGATGAACCCAAATGTGCTGTAAAAAGAGCCTTGGATAATAATCAGGTTTCGTGGTCGAGATACCGAAGCTATATACAATTATTAGAAGGAGACGATGAGCCTTATCGTACGGATATTTATGGGGAAGATTGA
- the rlmN gene encoding 23S rRNA (adenine(2503)-C(2))-methyltransferase RlmN, whose product MEVTNGDIRALSKDELRDFFVSNGDKAFRGNQVYEWLWSKGAHSFEDMTNISKETRFMLNDNFVINHVKVDHMQRSKDGTIKNAVKLYDGLIVESVLIPAETRTTACVSSQVGCSLDCKFCATARLKRMRNLNPDEIYDQVIAIDNQSRLYYNRPLSNIVFMGMGEPLMNYKNVLKAIEKITSPEGLGMSPRRITVSTSGVPKMIKKLADDEVKFKLAVSLHSALDDVRTPIMPFNEKFPLGDLREALEYWYAKTKSRITYEYVIWKGVNDLRKDAEALVRFCKFAPSKVNLIEYNPIGDDHFKQAGNDAISMYQDLLERNGITVTIRRSRGKDIDAACGQLANKS is encoded by the coding sequence ATGGAAGTAACTAACGGAGATATCAGGGCGTTAAGTAAAGATGAATTAAGAGATTTTTTTGTGTCTAACGGCGATAAGGCCTTTAGGGGCAATCAGGTCTATGAGTGGTTGTGGAGTAAAGGGGCTCACTCTTTTGAGGACATGACTAACATTTCGAAAGAAACCCGGTTCATGTTAAATGATAATTTTGTGATTAATCATGTGAAAGTTGATCACATGCAAAGAAGTAAGGATGGCACGATAAAAAATGCGGTGAAGCTCTATGACGGCCTTATTGTTGAGTCTGTGCTGATTCCTGCTGAAACCAGAACCACGGCCTGTGTTTCCAGTCAGGTAGGTTGTAGTTTAGATTGCAAATTTTGTGCTACCGCCAGGTTGAAGCGTATGAGAAACCTCAATCCGGACGAGATCTACGATCAGGTAATAGCTATTGACAATCAGAGTCGTCTGTACTATAACAGGCCGTTGTCTAATATCGTTTTTATGGGAATGGGAGAGCCGTTGATGAACTATAAAAATGTATTGAAGGCCATAGAAAAAATTACATCCCCTGAAGGACTAGGCATGTCGCCAAGACGAATTACTGTTTCTACATCAGGTGTCCCGAAAATGATTAAGAAGCTGGCCGATGATGAAGTAAAGTTCAAATTGGCAGTATCGCTTCATTCAGCTTTAGATGATGTTCGTACACCCATAATGCCTTTTAATGAGAAGTTCCCTCTCGGCGATCTAAGAGAGGCCCTGGAGTACTGGTATGCAAAAACCAAAAGCAGGATCACATACGAATATGTGATCTGGAAAGGAGTTAATGACCTTCGTAAAGATGCAGAGGCATTGGTTCGTTTCTGCAAGTTTGCTCCTTCAAAGGTAAACCTGATCGAATATAACCCGATTGGGGATGATCATTTCAAGCAGGCGGGGAATGATGCCATAAGTATGTATCAAGATCTATTAGAACGCAACGGGATAACTGTTACTATCAGGAGATCGAGAGGAAAAGATATTGACGCAGCCTGTGGACAATTGGCAAACAAGTCATAA
- a CDS encoding nucleotide pyrophosphohydrolase, translating to MNLKESQLAVDKWIKEHGVRYFNELTNMAQLTEEVGEVARIIARRYGEQSEKESDKEKDLGEELADVVFVVLCLANQTGIDLQAAFDKKMDKKTKRDHDRHHSNEKLK from the coding sequence ATGAATTTAAAGGAATCACAATTAGCTGTAGATAAATGGATCAAGGAGCATGGAGTTCGTTATTTTAATGAATTAACCAATATGGCCCAGCTAACAGAAGAAGTAGGCGAAGTAGCCCGGATTATAGCGAGACGTTACGGAGAGCAAAGTGAAAAGGAGAGCGATAAGGAGAAGGATCTTGGAGAAGAACTTGCCGATGTGGTTTTTGTGGTATTGTGTTTGGCGAATCAAACCGGAATAGATTTACAAGCTGCGTTTGATAAAAAAATGGACAAAAAGACGAAACGTGATCACGATCGGCACCATAGTAACGAAAAGCTTAAATAA